The proteins below are encoded in one region of Methylophilales bacterium:
- the recR gene encoding recombination mediator RecR, whose protein sequence is MQTNNTLENLIESLKCLPGVGPKSALRLAYYLLQRDRKGAHKLASSIEESLNKLGHCKLCNNFSEKEICSICASPNRISYTLCVVEMPTDLLMLEQTRSYKGMYFVLMGRLSPLDGVGPKEIHINKLLERIKKSEINEIILATNFTTEGNTTAQYIAELLKESKINITRIARGLPMGGEIEYVDSGTLAQSIVERKKII, encoded by the coding sequence ATGCAGACTAATAACACACTAGAAAATCTTATAGAGTCATTAAAATGCCTTCCTGGAGTTGGGCCTAAGTCAGCGCTTAGATTAGCCTATTATTTACTGCAAAGAGATAGGAAGGGAGCTCACAAACTAGCTAGCTCAATTGAAGAATCGCTAAATAAACTTGGTCATTGTAAACTTTGTAACAATTTCTCTGAAAAGGAGATATGTTCAATATGTGCCTCACCAAACAGAATTTCATACACTCTCTGCGTTGTAGAAATGCCAACTGATCTTCTTATGCTTGAACAAACACGCTCCTACAAAGGCATGTACTTTGTTTTAATGGGAAGGCTTTCACCCCTCGATGGAGTTGGACCTAAAGAAATTCATATTAATAAGTTGCTTGAAAGAATTAAAAAAAGTGAAATCAATGAAATAATTCTTGCAACTAACTTTACAACGGAAGGTAATACAACAGCACAATACATAGCTGAACTTCTTAAAGAAAGCAAAATAAATATCACACGAATAGCTCGTGGTCTCCCGATGGGAGGTGAAATCGAATATGTCGATTCTGGTACCCTAGCTCAATCAATTGTTGAACGTAAAAAAATAATTTAA
- a CDS encoding YbaB/EbfC family nucleoid-associated protein encodes MAKGGMGNIMKQAQMMQANLQKAQAELASIDVEGAAGNGMIKITISCKHEIKKIDIDPSLLEDKEMLEDLIMVAFKDALGKVESTSSQKMGGLVPPGMNLPF; translated from the coding sequence ATGGCTAAAGGTGGCATGGGTAATATAATGAAACAAGCACAAATGATGCAAGCAAATCTCCAAAAAGCCCAGGCAGAACTTGCGAGTATTGATGTAGAAGGGGCAGCGGGTAACGGTATGATTAAAATAACTATCTCCTGCAAACATGAAATTAAAAAAATTGATATCGATCCCTCTCTTCTTGAAGATAAGGAGATGCTAGAAGACTTGATAATGGTTGCTTTTAAAGATGCATTAGGCAAGGTTGAGAGTACCTCCTCACAAAAAATGGGAGGCTTAGTTCCTCCGGGAATGAATTTGCCTTTTTAG
- the dnaX gene encoding DNA polymerase III subunit gamma/tau: MSHQVLARKWRPKNFDTLVGQENTVQALVNALDQERLHHAYLFTGTRGVGKTTLARILAKSLNCEKGISSKPCGECSSCISVDKGNFVDLIEVDAASNTKVDEMRELLENSQYAPTSGRFKVYIIDEVHMLSNSAFNAMLKTLEEPPEHIKFILATTDPKKVPVTVLSRCLQFNLKQMTIEKISNHLDMILTNEKIKSEKKALGLIAKSARGSMRDALSLTDQAIAYSGSEISENKVSEMLGVVDNNFLIDILFKISENKGGELIEIAHGMNDKNIALDSTLIDLAKLIHEISVYQVAPESNEDLQSNNEIKQLSKLYSPETLQLLYQIVINGKKDIYLAPDLLIGFNTTLLRMLAFFPSLQTDKLESNLSEKRATPPIQPTEEKKSSQIEVKKEVKETLEFDGNWHNLVKNLKLGIANALAQECEFKAYQNYIFELTLDSNKSHLMQSNYVEKLEESLINHFNKKIKVKILVDEVKKTPAIKTSEEKSKLLKETESAMMKDGFVKDLIENFDAQVVPTSIQPLNNKGQ; this comes from the coding sequence TTTGACACTCTTGTGGGTCAAGAAAATACGGTGCAAGCCCTAGTTAACGCACTTGACCAAGAAAGACTTCACCATGCTTATTTATTTACTGGTACTCGCGGTGTAGGTAAAACAACATTAGCAAGGATCTTAGCAAAATCACTCAACTGTGAAAAAGGTATTTCATCAAAACCATGTGGAGAATGTTCTTCCTGTATCTCGGTAGATAAAGGAAATTTTGTAGATCTAATCGAAGTGGATGCAGCGTCAAATACAAAAGTTGACGAAATGAGAGAGCTTTTAGAGAACTCGCAATACGCTCCCACCTCAGGTAGATTTAAAGTTTATATCATTGATGAGGTACATATGCTCTCTAATAGTGCCTTTAATGCGATGCTAAAGACACTTGAAGAGCCTCCTGAACACATCAAGTTTATCCTGGCAACAACTGATCCAAAAAAAGTACCTGTCACGGTACTATCAAGATGTTTACAGTTTAATTTAAAACAAATGACTATTGAAAAAATTTCTAATCATCTTGATATGATATTGACGAACGAAAAAATAAAATCCGAAAAAAAAGCATTAGGTCTCATTGCAAAATCAGCAAGAGGGAGTATGCGGGATGCACTTTCACTAACTGATCAAGCGATTGCATATTCTGGAAGTGAAATATCAGAAAATAAAGTAAGCGAAATGCTAGGTGTCGTTGATAATAATTTTCTAATAGATATCTTGTTTAAAATATCAGAGAACAAGGGTGGAGAGCTTATTGAAATTGCTCATGGAATGAATGATAAAAATATTGCACTAGATAGCACATTAATTGATCTTGCTAAACTAATTCATGAGATTTCAGTTTATCAAGTGGCTCCCGAAAGTAACGAAGATTTGCAAAGCAATAATGAAATTAAACAACTAAGTAAATTGTATTCCCCAGAAACACTTCAGCTTCTCTATCAAATTGTTATAAATGGAAAAAAAGATATTTATTTAGCGCCTGACTTGTTAATCGGATTTAATACGACTTTGCTAAGAATGTTAGCCTTTTTCCCTTCCTTGCAAACTGACAAATTAGAATCTAATTTGTCAGAAAAAAGAGCAACGCCCCCGATTCAACCGACCGAGGAAAAAAAAAGCTCTCAAATTGAAGTAAAAAAAGAAGTTAAAGAGACTTTAGAATTTGATGGTAATTGGCACAATCTAGTTAAAAATCTTAAACTTGGAATTGCTAATGCATTGGCACAAGAATGTGAATTTAAAGCCTATCAAAATTATATATTTGAACTTACCTTAGATTCAAATAAAAGTCATTTGATGCAAAGTAACTATGTCGAAAAACTTGAAGAATCACTAATAAATCATTTTAATAAAAAAATTAAAGTAAAAATTTTAGTTGATGAAGTGAAAAAAACCCCTGCTATTAAGACATCTGAAGAAAAATCTAAGCTATTAAAGGAAACTGAATCTGCTATGATGAAAGATGGATTTGTAAAGGATTTAATTGAAAATTTTGACGCACAAGTAGTTCCAACAAGCATTCAACCATTAAATAATAAAGGACAATAA